Part of the Azospirillum formosense genome is shown below.
AGGGCGGCGCCGGGTCCAGCCGGGCGGCGTCGCGGGCGTGGAGACGCTCGTCGAGGCGGCAGGCCTCCAGGAGATCCAGCAGGTCCGGGTCGGGGGCGAGGCGCCGCGCCAGGGCGATCTGCCGGGCGTAATGCCCGTCCACCCAGGCCTCCACCCCGGCGACCACCGCGTAGAAATAGGGCGGGCCGAGCCAAGCCGGCAGCCCGCCCATTATCCGGCCCGACCAGCGCCAGAAGGCCATCGGCGCGCTGCGCCGCTCCGGCGGCAGGACCGCCTCGAACAGCCGCAGGTGCCGCCGCTCGACCCGGCGGTGGGACGCGGCGAAGCGCAGGACCTCCGGGTCGGTGGTGGCGCCGGCGACCCCGTCGTAAAGGCACACCGCCACGGTCTCGCCGACATGGCTGGCGCGCAGTTCGCGCAGGATGCGCGGCGGCAGGGCGGACAGGTCGAGCCGCGGCGGCGCCAGACCGATGGTGGCGGACGGCGGCGCCTCGGGCGACGGACAATGCGTGTCCACGGGCTC
Proteins encoded:
- a CDS encoding demethoxyubiquinone hydroxylase family protein, translated to MDTHCPSPEAPPSATIGLAPPRLDLSALPPRILRELRASHVGETVAVCLYDGVAGATTDPEVLRFAASHRRVERRHLRLFEAVLPPERRSAPMAFWRWSGRIMGGLPAWLGPPYFYAVVAGVEAWVDGHYARQIALARRLAPDPDLLDLLEACRLDERLHARDAARLDPAPPWTARALARLAVFLSRVGVRAARWV